A segment of the Capnocytophaga sp. ARDL2 genome:
ATTACAGGTAAAATACTCGCATTTATATTAGACACCATCGATAAAGATCATTGTAAAAAAAGCATCAATACGCAAATAGAATAAAACCCCAAAAAACAAACACAATTATGACCGAAAGAAACATTGTAAACAGTACAGGGCTACTACTTTTCAGCGGACTGATAGAATACCTATATCCGATGAAATGGTTTGCCCTGCTCGCCTTTATTATCATCGTAGCCGATTTGAGATTTGGCACACTCGCCGCCAAAAAACGAGGCGAAACCGTACGCTTTAGCCGAGCTATCAAACGCACCGGCAACAAAATAGTCGATTATACCTGTTGGTTACTCCTGGCATGGGCGTTGGGATTAGCCTTTGGCGACTATTTAGAAAGTCAGTTTTTGCCAGCCATTGTATTGGCAGTCATCTTTGGCATTGAACTCGAATCCTGCTTTAGCAACTATTTCGAGACCAAAGGAATGAAAGTAAAAATCAATCTGTTGGCACTATTGCAAAAAAATGCACATATTATAAACATTACAAAAAAAGAAAATGAGGAAATTTGATAATTTGGAAATTTGGAAATATTCAGCATTTGGCTTACTGCTTATTGCATATAGCTTATTGCTATTTTCCTGTAGTACAAAGAAAAAAGTAGAAACCGACCAAACGGTTGCGACCTCTAGCGTACAGTCTCAAGAAACGAAACAGCAAAAAGAAGCACAAACAGTCGTTGTGCGAGATACTGTTTTTGTAGAAAGTTACAAACAGGAAGCCGTAAGTATTACGCAGGCAGCAAAGCGAAATCGCATCGAAAAAAAACGCGAATATTACGAATCCGGAACACTCAAAAGAGAAATAGAAGTCTCCGTTTCGGAAAACGAAATCCTCCAGCAGCTCACGCACGAAAATCATATACTCAAGCAAAACGAAGCACGACTAAAGGAAGAACTAAAACAACTGGAGCAACAATCACAACAGCAAGCGTCGGAACAGCACAGTACACACACAAAACAAAAACTCAAACAACTCACAACAACCGCCAAAATAGGTTATACATTGGTTGCTATTGGTATAGTACTCGCTTTGGTGCTGTTTGCTTTGCGATTAAAGAAAATAATTTGAAAATGCTTGATTTTTTATATATATTAATTGATAATCTGATTTTGAATTTTATTTGCTTTTTTATGCTTGTCATTTACTTTCTTACAGCAGAGCTATCTAAAAGCAAATTGGAAAGTTATGATAGACGAAATGTAAATATAGAAAAAGAAGAAATCAAAATTATTGTAAATTATATTTTGGTTATTTTATTCCTTATAGGTGTATTTATAGATTGGAGTTCAGTTTTTCAAATTTCTCAATCCATGCCTCGTTAGATACGAGGTTTAAATCTCAAAATTACAAAGTACCATGCGACACATCACACACCTTGTTGTGCATTGCACAGCCACACCACAGACCACTACCATAGCCAGCATACAAAGCTATTGGCGTATGCACCGCAAGTGGAAAAATCCAGGCTATCATTACATCATCAAGCCCAATGGCGAAATCGTACAATTACAACCCGAAGACAAGCCTACCAATGGCGTAGCAGATCACAACGCCCACAGCATACACATCAGTTATATAGGCGGTATAGATGCCAAAGGTATGCCGATAGACAATCGCACCCCACAGCAAAAGCTCAGCCTACACAAGCTACTTACATTGCTAAAAAAACGCTACCCAAAAGCCATTATCCAAGGGCATAAAGATTTTCCAAATGTAAAAAAAGCATGCCCCAGCTTCGATGCCAGGACAGAGTATAAGGGGCTTTAAAGCCTCCCCAACCCCTCCCAAGGAGGGGCTTTTTTTTTGAAAAAAAGTTTGTGTAATTACAAAAATGTTATTATATTTGTATAGTTAAAAATAAGAAAAGATATGACAGATGAAGAAAGAGAATCCGAAAGACAGCGATTGAAAAGTGATTTTGACTACTATTTAGAAAATTACAACGAGCTGACAAGAGTTCGACCCAATTACAAAAAAATTGTAGATAAAGAAATCAACCGATTGGTAAAAGCGTTAAAAGCCCTCAGCAGATAGGGGGCTTTGTTTCACTAAAACTATAAAATTATGTTTGAAAAAGTAAAAGAACTAAGAGATAGATATTCAAAAGCAACTACTCTTGAAGAAAAGCAACAAATACAAAAAGAAACAGACCAATTACGAGTAGAAAACCCACAAGCGTGGGCAGATGCGATGTTGGAATGTATTACAGAATCGGCAGATAAAGCAGAAAAATTAGTAGCTAAAAAACGATTAGACGAAATTAGCAACATTATTTCTATTTCCTATATAGCCAAAGAGTATTTTGGGAAAACGCCACAATGGTTCTACCAAAGGCTGAATGAAAATATTGTGAACGGCAAACCAGCCACCTTTACAGAAGATGAAATAAAAACGCTGAATTTTGCTCTAAAAGACATTAGTAAAAAAATAGGCTCGGTTAGTATCTAATCTTATTTTTAACACCCTTTCCCTACCATTGAGCCGTGGTAGGGATTTTTATTTCAACAAGTGGCTATAATCCTCTGGAAGTTCTGCGTCTATATCACGCAGGTATTTTTCCAAGGCGGTAAGGGTGGTGTGTCCTGTAATGAGCATTAGTCGGCTTTTTACCTCAAAGGGAGAGTATTCTTTTCGCAGTTCTCTGTACAGCTTGGTAATAAAAGTGTGCCTGAAAGAGTAAATACCATAATCCTCATCCAGTTTGAAATGCTCTTTTACCTTTTTGAATCGTTTGCTCCAGTAGTCTCTGCGGTTTACTTCCGATGTTTCCCAAAAGCCCGGACCATTGGGCGAAAACAAAAAATATTCCGCAGGAAAAACCTCCATGTGTTTGATTTCTTGAAACAAAATATCTGGGATAATTTTGGTTTTGGCGGTATCGGTTTTGGTTTGTACGGTCAATCGTTTTTGGTCAAAATCTATGTTTTTTATTTGCAACCTTGCCACTTCTATCGGACGCAAAAAGTTGTAAGAAATAAATTTCAAGTACAACAACAGCAGGGGGTCTGATTGCTGAAGGTAGTCAAAAATTTTCTGTTCTTGTTTTTGCGTATAGGTTTTATTTCGTTTGGGTTTTACCTTTAATTGAGGTATTTTATCACACGGATTGGTTTCTATGTATTCGTTGGCTTCCAAGGTGGAGAAAAACGAAGACAGACACGCTCGTTGGTTGTTTCTATTTTTGGGCGACGAGCGATGTAATACCTCATTTAGATAGGTAAGCACTACTTTTTTCGTGAGTGTATGCACATACATTCTTGCAAAACCATTTTTGCCTATCCATTTATAAAACATATTGATACGCGATTTGTAGTCTTGCAGTGTGCTTGGACTTACGGTTTTTTCCCACAATTTCATAACAAAATCGATAGCATCTTCGATGGTAATGTTTTGTTTTTTTGCTTGTAATGGATTTTGTTTATAAGGCGACCATCCAGTTTCGAGCAGTTCGATGAGTTCTTGTTTTAAGGCTTTGAGGTACATCATTCGTTCGCTTTTGGTTTTAAAGCCGTTGGTACTGCCTTTGATGTTGGGTTGTCGTATGAGCAGGTTATCTTTACGAAAGCTCCAGCGCAGGTACCAGTGTTTTTTCAGAGCCTGTTCACGCATTTCTTTAGGATATTCCATCCATTTATCGGGGTCGAGCCCCCCAGTATAAAAACCAATTGAATAATTTTTTTTCATTTCAAAAAAGTGTACTTTTTGGTGTACTTTTGCATCTAAAATTTCAGAA
Coding sequences within it:
- a CDS encoding N-acetylmuramoyl-L-alanine amidase, which codes for MRHITHLVVHCTATPQTTTIASIQSYWRMHRKWKNPGYHYIIKPNGEIVQLQPEDKPTNGVADHNAHSIHISYIGGIDAKGMPIDNRTPQQKLSLHKLLTLLKKRYPKAIIQGHKDFPNVKKACPSFDARTEYKGL
- a CDS encoding DUF5053 domain-containing protein; the encoded protein is MFEKVKELRDRYSKATTLEEKQQIQKETDQLRVENPQAWADAMLECITESADKAEKLVAKKRLDEISNIISISYIAKEYFGKTPQWFYQRLNENIVNGKPATFTEDEIKTLNFALKDISKKIGSVSI
- a CDS encoding tyrosine-type recombinase/integrase; translation: MKKNYSIGFYTGGLDPDKWMEYPKEMREQALKKHWYLRWSFRKDNLLIRQPNIKGSTNGFKTKSERMMYLKALKQELIELLETGWSPYKQNPLQAKKQNITIEDAIDFVMKLWEKTVSPSTLQDYKSRINMFYKWIGKNGFARMYVHTLTKKVVLTYLNEVLHRSSPKNRNNQRACLSSFFSTLEANEYIETNPCDKIPQLKVKPKRNKTYTQKQEQKIFDYLQQSDPLLLLYLKFISYNFLRPIEVARLQIKNIDFDQKRLTVQTKTDTAKTKIIPDILFQEIKHMEVFPAEYFLFSPNGPGFWETSEVNRRDYWSKRFKKVKEHFKLDEDYGIYSFRHTFITKLYRELRKEYSPFEVKSRLMLITGHTTLTALEKYLRDIDAELPEDYSHLLK